Proteins from a single region of Altererythrobacter sp. Root672:
- a CDS encoding lysophospholipid acyltransferase family protein, producing the protein MNVVRSLLFYLAFYAGSFFYVGMSALVAMVAPSRVRPFPDAWSRYHRACTRVLLGIKVVEIGHRPDGPALFAIKHESFFEAIDLPNLLDYPVPFGKQELFEIPGWGRAARAYGSVEVRRDQGAKALRAMMTDARKFIASGRPLVIFPEGTRVPHGTRPPLQAGFAGIYKLIGLPVVPVAVNSGPLYHRLWKRSGTITLQFGEVIEPGLPREEIEVRVHAAINALNS; encoded by the coding sequence ATGAACGTGGTGCGAAGCCTGCTGTTCTACCTCGCGTTCTACGCGGGAAGCTTCTTCTACGTCGGCATGTCGGCTCTCGTGGCGATGGTCGCGCCGAGCCGCGTGCGCCCATTCCCCGACGCCTGGTCCAGATACCACCGGGCCTGCACCAGGGTACTGTTGGGGATCAAGGTCGTTGAGATCGGACACAGGCCTGACGGCCCCGCGCTTTTCGCGATCAAGCACGAGAGTTTCTTCGAGGCGATCGACCTGCCCAACTTGCTCGATTACCCCGTGCCGTTCGGCAAGCAGGAGCTGTTCGAGATTCCCGGCTGGGGCCGGGCCGCGCGCGCTTACGGCTCGGTTGAGGTCCGGCGGGACCAGGGGGCCAAGGCACTCCGCGCGATGATGACCGACGCGCGTAAATTCATAGCGAGCGGCCGCCCGCTGGTGATCTTTCCCGAAGGCACCCGCGTGCCCCACGGAACGCGACCGCCGCTCCAGGCGGGCTTTGCCGGGATCTACAAGCTGATCGGGCTGCCGGTCGTGCCGGTGGCAGTAAACAGCGGGCCGCTATACCATCGCCTGTGGAAGCGATCCGGCACGATCACCCTGCAGTTCGGAGAGGTGATCGAGCCAGGACTACCGCGCGAGGAAATCGAGGTGCGTGTCCATGCGGCGATCAACGCGCTGAACTCTTGA
- a CDS encoding glycoside hydrolase family 27 protein: MVKGTFRFLIALAFALGANPASAQKFAELARTPPMGWNSWNHYGCEIDETLIRRTADALVANGMRDAGYVYVNIDDCWQGERDANGFLQPDARRFPSGIKALADYVHARGLKLGIYSDAGSKTCGGRAGSQGHEFQDALQFARWEVDYLKYDWCNTGTGPAQRNPREAYATMRDAIRAAGRPIVFSICEWGENKPWEWAGEIGHLWRTTGDIVNCWNCELGHGSWTSWGILNILDKQAGLRKYAGPGGWNDPDMMEVGNLPSLAENRSHFAMWTMLAAPLIAGTDIVSMKPEIAAILTNPRLVAISQDPLGIQGFAWHRTPELEVWARPLADDKWAIAVLNRSDVQRTHRIDFAGEPLSDDLNQKFAKIGERHYAITDQWTGQPRGTTPQPLDVTVDARDTAVFLLTPEG; encoded by the coding sequence ATGGTCAAGGGGACGTTTCGCTTCCTAATCGCGCTGGCGTTCGCACTGGGCGCCAATCCCGCTTCGGCGCAGAAGTTTGCCGAGCTCGCGCGAACTCCGCCGATGGGGTGGAACAGCTGGAACCATTATGGCTGCGAGATCGATGAGACGCTCATTCGTCGGACGGCCGATGCGCTGGTCGCCAACGGCATGCGCGACGCGGGCTACGTCTACGTCAACATCGACGATTGCTGGCAGGGTGAGCGGGACGCAAACGGCTTCCTGCAGCCGGACGCCCGGCGATTTCCCTCCGGCATCAAGGCGCTGGCCGACTACGTCCATGCCCGCGGGCTCAAGCTGGGCATCTACTCGGACGCCGGATCGAAGACCTGCGGGGGCAGGGCCGGAAGTCAGGGCCACGAATTCCAGGACGCGCTCCAGTTCGCGCGATGGGAAGTCGATTACCTGAAGTACGATTGGTGCAATACCGGCACTGGCCCGGCGCAGCGCAACCCTCGCGAAGCCTATGCGACGATGCGCGATGCTATCCGCGCGGCCGGGCGTCCGATCGTGTTCTCGATCTGCGAGTGGGGAGAGAACAAGCCCTGGGAATGGGCCGGGGAGATCGGGCACCTGTGGCGCACCACGGGTGACATCGTGAATTGCTGGAACTGCGAGCTAGGACACGGCAGCTGGACCAGCTGGGGCATTCTCAACATTCTCGACAAGCAGGCCGGTCTGCGAAAGTACGCGGGCCCGGGCGGCTGGAACGATCCGGACATGATGGAAGTCGGCAACCTTCCGAGCCTGGCCGAGAACCGCTCGCACTTCGCGATGTGGACGATGCTTGCCGCGCCGCTCATCGCCGGGACCGACATTGTCTCGATGAAGCCGGAGATCGCGGCGATCCTGACCAACCCGCGGCTGGTCGCGATCAGCCAGGATCCGCTCGGTATCCAAGGCTTTGCCTGGCATCGCACGCCCGAACTCGAAGTCTGGGCGAGACCGCTTGCCGACGACAAATGGGCGATCGCCGTCCTCAACCGCTCCGACGTCCAGCGCACTCACCGGATCGATTTTGCCGGCGAACCGCTATCGGACGATCTCAATCAGAAGTTCGCCAAGATCGGCGAGCGTCACTACGCGATCACCGACCAGTGGACCGGCCAACCGCGCGGCACGACACCGCAGCCGTTGGACGTGACCGTCGATGCCCGGGACACGGCGGTGTTCCTGCTCACGCCCGAGGGGTGA
- a CDS encoding prephenate/arogenate dehydrogenase family protein, producing MKFERVAIIGLGLLGGSIGLAVAQHLPGVTTTGYDIDPAVRQRARERGLAGTICETASDAVAEADLVILCVPVGAMTEVAREISAALRTDALVSDVGSSKRTVAKALSEALPNHAIIPAHPVAGTEHSGPDAGFASLFHHRWCILTPPASADPEQVSALIEFWKALGAMVDAMDAEHHDMVLAVTSHIPHLIAYTIVGTASDLEQVTRGEVIKYSAGGFRDFTRIAASDPTMWRDVFLQNRDAVLEMLDRFLTDLALMREAIRAGDGETMFELFARTRSIRRSIVAIGQDDARPDFGRKDHD from the coding sequence GTGAAGTTCGAACGCGTTGCCATTATCGGCCTTGGCTTGCTCGGCGGCTCGATCGGCCTCGCGGTCGCGCAGCACCTGCCCGGCGTGACCACCACGGGCTACGACATCGATCCCGCGGTGCGCCAGCGCGCCAGGGAGCGTGGGCTGGCCGGCACGATCTGCGAAACCGCGAGCGATGCGGTTGCAGAGGCGGACCTCGTCATTCTCTGTGTACCGGTTGGCGCAATGACGGAAGTCGCGCGCGAGATTTCCGCGGCGCTGCGGACAGATGCGCTAGTGAGCGACGTCGGATCGTCCAAGCGGACCGTCGCCAAGGCCCTGTCCGAGGCCCTGCCCAACCATGCGATCATTCCCGCGCATCCGGTCGCGGGCACCGAGCACTCCGGCCCGGACGCCGGTTTCGCCAGCCTGTTCCACCACCGCTGGTGCATCCTCACTCCGCCGGCCAGTGCGGATCCGGAGCAAGTCAGCGCGCTGATCGAGTTCTGGAAAGCGCTTGGCGCCATGGTCGACGCCATGGATGCCGAACACCACGACATGGTGCTCGCCGTCACCAGCCACATCCCCCACCTCATCGCCTACACCATCGTCGGCACCGCTTCCGACCTCGAACAGGTGACGCGCGGAGAGGTGATCAAGTACTCCGCTGGCGGCTTCCGCGACTTCACCCGTATTGCCGCGTCGGACCCTACCATGTGGCGCGACGTGTTCCTGCAGAACCGCGATGCAGTGCTGGAAATGCTCGACCGGTTCCTGACCGACCTCGCCTTGATGCGAGAAGCGATCCGCGCAGGCGACGGGGAAACCATGTTCGAGCTGTTCGCCCGAACCCGCTCTATCCGCCGCTCGATCGTCGCGATCGGCCAGGACGATGCCCGGCCCGACTTCGGACGCAAGGATCACGACTGA
- the hisC gene encoding histidinol-phosphate transaminase — protein MKPWIEAIHAYVPGKSKAADGRKLVKLSANENPLGTSEAALKARAAAPGPDRYPDPDSTELRDALGALHGVDPARIVCGTGSGELLTVAASAFAGPGDEVLYVRYGFSLYEIAARRCGATPVEAPDADYGTDVDTLLACVTERTRVVFVANPNNPTGSYMSRAELARLHAGLPGHVLLVIDQAYAEYVAPEDDDGGVALANTHDNVLVMRTFSKAYGLAGERIGWATGAPALIAALNRIRGPFNVNLAGQQAALAAVGDQGFVVSSRDSNTRVRAKFVAALEALGNFGLRPLPSEANFVLILFEGALTAETALNGLNDAGYAVRHLPGQGLPQALRITIGTEAQMDEVADVLRTLAENTQ, from the coding sequence ATGAAGCCGTGGATCGAGGCAATCCATGCCTACGTGCCCGGCAAGAGCAAGGCCGCTGACGGGCGCAAGCTCGTCAAGCTGTCCGCCAACGAGAACCCGCTCGGCACCAGCGAGGCCGCGCTGAAGGCACGCGCCGCAGCGCCGGGGCCTGATCGTTATCCCGATCCCGATTCGACGGAACTGCGTGACGCGCTCGGCGCGCTGCACGGTGTGGATCCGGCGCGGATCGTCTGCGGCACGGGCTCGGGCGAATTGCTCACCGTGGCCGCCAGTGCCTTCGCAGGCCCTGGGGACGAAGTGCTTTACGTACGTTACGGCTTCTCGCTCTACGAGATCGCGGCGCGGCGGTGCGGAGCAACGCCGGTCGAAGCGCCGGACGCCGATTACGGGACCGATGTCGACACCCTGCTCGCCTGCGTGACAGAGCGGACGCGGGTGGTCTTCGTCGCCAATCCGAACAATCCCACCGGCAGCTATATGTCGCGGGCAGAGCTTGCGCGGCTGCACGCTGGCCTGCCGGGCCATGTGCTGCTGGTGATCGACCAGGCTTACGCCGAATATGTCGCGCCGGAAGACGACGATGGCGGCGTGGCGCTGGCTAACACGCACGACAATGTTCTGGTCATGCGCACTTTCTCCAAGGCTTACGGTCTTGCCGGAGAGCGGATCGGCTGGGCCACCGGTGCGCCGGCCCTCATTGCTGCGCTCAACCGCATTCGCGGACCGTTCAACGTGAACCTTGCCGGGCAACAGGCGGCCCTCGCGGCTGTGGGAGACCAGGGCTTCGTCGTCTCGTCGCGCGATTCCAACACGCGCGTCCGGGCCAAGTTCGTCGCCGCGCTGGAAGCGCTCGGCAACTTCGGACTGCGTCCGCTTCCCAGCGAGGCGAATTTCGTGCTCATCCTGTTCGAAGGTGCGTTGACGGCCGAAACGGCGCTCAACGGGCTGAACGATGCCGGCTATGCCGTGCGTCATCTGCCGGGCCAGGGCCTGCCGCAGGCTTTGCGTATCACGATCGGGACCGAGGCACAGATGGACGAAGTGGCCGATGTGCTCCGCACGCTGGCGGAGAACACGCAGTGA
- the metX gene encoding homoserine O-acetyltransferase MetX: MATVLSSTSSTVLLDKPLQLDSGQALDRVTIAYETYGELAPDKSNAILVHHALTGDQHVASPHPITGKPGWWDRMIGPGKPIDTNRFFVICANVIGSCMGSTGPASEAADGGRYGMRFPVITIRDMVRAQVALLDALGIGQLHAVVGGSMGGMQALSLAANFPERAARVLAIATTPRHSAQNIAFHEVGRQAIMADPNWQGGDYYDSGSTPDKGLAVARMAAHITYLSEAGLTGKFGRRLQDREAKSFGFDADFQVESYLRYQGLAFTDRFDANSYLYITRAMDYFDLAEEHGGRLADAFAGTPARFCVVSFDTDWLYPTAESRAIVHALNAVAAPVSFVELSAPYGHDSFLLEVPSLDRVITGFLNG; the protein is encoded by the coding sequence GTGGCCACAGTTCTTTCATCCACAAGCAGCACCGTCCTGCTCGACAAGCCGCTCCAACTCGACAGCGGGCAGGCGCTCGATCGCGTGACGATCGCGTATGAGACTTACGGCGAACTTGCGCCGGACAAGTCGAACGCGATTCTCGTGCATCATGCGCTGACCGGCGACCAGCACGTGGCCAGTCCGCACCCCATCACCGGCAAGCCCGGCTGGTGGGATCGTATGATCGGGCCCGGCAAGCCGATCGACACCAACCGCTTCTTCGTGATCTGCGCCAATGTGATCGGCAGCTGCATGGGCTCGACCGGCCCGGCGAGCGAGGCTGCAGACGGCGGGCGCTATGGCATGCGCTTCCCGGTTATCACCATCCGCGACATGGTCCGCGCCCAGGTGGCGCTGCTCGACGCGCTCGGGATCGGGCAGCTTCATGCCGTGGTCGGCGGTTCGATGGGTGGGATGCAGGCGTTGAGCCTGGCCGCCAATTTCCCCGAGCGGGCCGCGCGCGTGCTCGCCATTGCCACCACGCCGCGCCACTCGGCCCAAAACATCGCTTTCCACGAAGTCGGTCGGCAGGCGATCATGGCCGATCCGAACTGGCAGGGTGGCGACTATTACGATTCGGGCAGCACGCCCGACAAAGGCCTCGCCGTGGCGCGCATGGCGGCGCACATCACATACCTTTCGGAAGCCGGGCTGACCGGCAAATTCGGCCGCCGCTTGCAGGATCGGGAAGCGAAGAGCTTCGGCTTCGACGCGGACTTCCAGGTCGAAAGCTACCTGCGTTACCAGGGGCTCGCCTTCACCGACCGGTTCGATGCCAACAGCTATCTCTATATCACCCGGGCGATGGACTACTTCGACCTGGCCGAAGAGCATGGCGGTCGCCTCGCCGATGCCTTTGCCGGGACGCCAGCTCGCTTCTGCGTGGTGAGCTTCGATACCGACTGGCTCTACCCCACGGCCGAATCGCGGGCGATCGTTCACGCGCTCAACGCCGTCGCGGCGCCGGTCAGCTTCGTCGAGCTTTCAGCGCCCTATGGCCACGACAGCTTCCTGCTCGAAGTGCCCTCGCTCGACCGGGTAATCACAGGGTTCCTCAATGGCTGA